In one window of Nothobranchius furzeri strain GRZ-AD chromosome 11, NfurGRZ-RIMD1, whole genome shotgun sequence DNA:
- the jazf1a gene encoding juxtaposed with another zinc finger protein 1a, whose amino-acid sequence MTGIAAASFFSNSCRFGGCGLQFESLAELIVHIEDNHIDTDPRVLEKQEQQQPTYLALSYINRFMTDAARREQETVKKKATPKLSLSITGGLSRNTTATPPRHTSGNLTPPVTPPITPSSSFRSSTPTGSEYDEEEVDYEESDSDESWTTESAISSESILSSMCMNGGEEKPFACPVPGCKKRYKNVNGIKYHAKNGHRTQIRVRKPFKCRCGKSYKTSQGLRHHTINFHPPISTEILRKIQG is encoded by the exons ATGACTGGCATCGCCGCCGCTTCTTTCTTCTCCAACTCCTGCAGGTTCGGGGGCTGCGGTCTCCAGTTCGAGTCTCTGGCCGAGCTCATCGTCCACATCGAGGACAATCACATCG ACACAGATCCACGGGTTCTGGAGAAGCAGGAGCAACAGCAGCCCACTTACCTGGCCCTCAGCTACAtcaacag GTTCATGACGGACGCAGCGCGCCGCGAGCAGGAAACCGTGAAGAAGAAGGCCACACCCAAGCTGTCCCTGTCCATCACCGGTGGACTGTCCAGGAATACCACGGCCACGCCCCCCCGCCACACCAGCGGTAACCTGACGCCTCCCGTCACGCCTCCCATCACCCCTTCCTCCTCATTCCGCAGCAGCACGCCTACAG GCAGCGAGTATGATGAGGAGGAGGTAGACTACGAGGAGTCGGACAGCGATGAGTCGTGGACCACAGAAAGCGCCATCAGCTCCGAGTCCATCCTGAGCTCCATGTGCATGAACGGGGGAGAGGAGAAGCCCTTCGCCTGCCCCGTCCCCGGGTGCAAGAAGAGATACAAG AACGTGAACGGTATCAAATACCATGCCAAGAACGGCCACCGCACGCAGATCCGTGTGAGGAAACCCTTCAAGTGTCGATGTGGCAAAAGCTACAAGACCTcacagggcctgagacaccacaccaTCAACTTCCACCCCCCCATCTCCACCGAGATCCTCCGCAAGATCCAAGGCTAG